GATCACCGCATCCTGGGCAACCCGGTCATCGCGGGCACGACGTACCTGGAGATGGTCCGGGCGGCGTTCGACCGGCGCCTGACGGGGCACGACCTGGAGATCTCCGACGTCTACTTCCTCACCCCCCTGTCCGTGCGCCTGGGCGACCAGCGCGTGGCCCGGCTGGAGCTGGTGGACGAGGGCGACGCGGGCTGGAGCTTCCTCGTCAGCAGCCGGGGCGAGGGCACGGAGCCGGTCCGCCACGTCATGGGCCGGGCGCGCCCCCTCCCCGCGCAGCCCGTGGCCGCCCAGGACCTGGCCGCGCTCGTGGCGGCCTGCCCCACGCAGAAGGTCTTCACCGACGAGGACGCGCACGACGAGGACCACGGTCCCCGGTGGCAGTGCGTGCGCCGGGTGCGCTGGGGCCACCAGCAGGTGCTCGCGACGCTGGAGCTGCCGGCCGAGTTCGCGGGCGACCTGGACGCGATGAAGCTGCACCCCTCCCTGCTGGACAAGTCCATTGGCACGGGGCGCGACTTCATCCTGGGCGCGGTGCCGTACATGCCCTACTCGTACGGGCGGCTGGTCTTCCGCCGGCCGCTCACGCGCCGCATCCACGTGCACACGCGCTCGCACGGCGAGGACTCCAACCGCAGCGAGACGCCGGCCTTCGACCTGCGCATCCTGGACGACGAGGGCCGGGAGCTGGTGGAGATCACCCGCTTCGCCCTCAAGCGCGTCAACGACGTGGGCGCCGTGTACCGCTCGCTCGCCCTTCGCGAGGCCGCGGCCCAAGCTCCGGCCGCCCCGTCCGCCGCGCCCCCGCCCGCGGCGGCCCCGGCCTCCCTCGCGGAGAACGTCTTCGCGCAGATCCTCCGCCAGGAGGCCATCTCCCCCGCCGAGGGCGTGGACGTGCTGCGGCGCGTGCTGGCCAGCGCGGAGCTGCCCCAGGTGGTGGTGTCCCCCCGCGACCTGGAGGCCCTGCTCGCGCGCGGGCTCATCCACACCGCGCCCCACCGCACCGCCGAGGTGGAGGTGGAGCCGGAGCCCTCCGCGGAGGCCACGGCCTCGACGCCCCGGCGCCCCCGCCCCGAGCTGCCCGTCGCGTTCCAGCCGCCGGAGACCCGGCTGCAGGAGCAACTGGGCGACATCCTGCGCGAGGTGCTGGCGCTGGACCGGGTGGGCCTGAACGACAACTTCTTCGATCTGGGCGGCGACTCGGTCATGGCCATCCAGATCGTCTCGCGCATCAAGAAGCGGCTGGGCCGCGACATCGCGGTGGTGCAGCTCTTCGAGGCCCCCACGCTCGGCGCCCTGTCGCGGCTGCTGGGCGCGGCGGCGGGAGTGGACCCGGGGGCCGCCGCGGAAGCGCCGGCGTCCGACGCCGCGCCCGCCGCATCCGAGGACAGCGCCAGCCGTGGCGCCCGCCGCCGCGCCAGGGCCATCGCCCGGCGCGGCAGCGACGGCGAGTGACCCCTTCCGACATCCTTTGACTCCCCCGGTGACACACATGACGGTCGATAGCTCCCTCTCCGAACGCGTCGCGCAGCACCTGCGCTCGCGGCTGGAGACCTCCGCGCACCACACCCTCACGCCCCAGGAGCAGACGGTCCTGGACAAGGAGGGGCTGCGCGCCTTCCTCATCAAGCAGGTCCTGTCGAAGAAGTTCCGCAAGTGGTCCGTGGACGCGGACACGCAGCAGAACATCGCCAGGGTGGTGGACGCGGCCCTGAAGACGCAGCAGCCGCTGAGCTTCGTGTTGCCCATGGGCGGCTACAAGATCTGGCGCATCCCGTCGTCACCCGAGGTGGACTGGGCGGAGTTCTTCGGCATCGCCCACATCCTTCAGTACCTGAGCAGCATCGCGGCCGGGTACGCGCCGGGCGTGCACATGCAGTTCTTCATGTACACGTTCCTGCCCCAGCGCCACGACAACATGAGCGAGGCGTCCATCGAGCGCTACGTGGCGTCCTTCCAGGCGCTGCTGGACGCATTCGGCCGGCACCTGCCGCCCAACGTGAAGCTCTCCATCGTCCGGGACGCGGCCTTCTACAGCCGCGAGGAGTACTTCGGCCTGCTGGACGAGCGCTACGAGATGATGGCGATGGGCTTCAACGACTTCCCCGCCAAGCAGCGCGACACGTTCCTCAACTGGGCCCGGCAGAACATCCAGTGGAACGGGGCGGAGGACTGGACCGGGCTGAGCGAGGAGCAGAAGGAGGAGAAGATCCTCCGGGGCGCCATCTACGAGGTCGTCGGCATCTACACCGTGGAGAAGACCGCCGAGTTCATCATGGGCGGCGAGCGCATCGTCCTCTTCGTGTCGCAGGGCACCAACAGCGTGGGCATTGGCAGCACGAAGGCGTCGCGCGCGAAGTTCTGGGTGGGCACGGGCATCCTGGAGGACCGCGCCGGCGCCTTCTATGACCTGGTGCTGACGCCCAGCCAGTGGGAGCGCACCCAGGACGTGCCGCGCACGGTGCTGCCCTCGGACCTGCTGCCCCTCAAGAACCTGGGCAGCGTCCAGGTGGTGCACCAGCCGCTGGACTTCTCCCTCGCCGCCGACGCCACCCCGGCCAGGACGGGCTGAAGCAAGCCGCCCCTCCGCCGCGCCGCGACTCCCGACGCCCTCACCTTCCGTACGAGACGACCCACCATGAGCCGGACCGGAACTGAAATCGCCATCATCGGCATCGCGGGGCACTACCCGCGCTCCGCCCGCGTGCAGGACTTCTGGCGCCAGGTGCGGGAGGGCACGGAGCTCGTCTCGTTCTTCACGCCGGAGGAGCTGCTCGCGAAGGGCGTGCCGGCCGAGCAGGTGAAGCACCCGAAGTTCGTGCGGGCCGCCGCGTTCCTGGAGGACATGGAGCGCTTCGACGCGGCGTTCTTCGGCATCCCGCCGCGCGAGGCCGCGCTGCTGGACCCGCAGCACCGCCACTTCCTGGAGTGCGCGTGGGAGGCGCTGGAGGACGCGGGCTACAACCCCCAGGGCGTGCCGGGCCGCGTGGGCGTCTACGCGGGCGCGGCGATGGACACGTACCTGCTCTACAACCTGATGCGGAACCCCGTGGCGCTGGCCACGGATCCGCTCCAGCTCCAGCTGGCCAACGACAAGGACTACCTGACGACGCGGGTGTCCTACAAACTCAACCTCCGCGGCCCCAGCCACCTGGTGCAGTCCGCCTGTTCCTCGTCGCTCGTGGCGACCCACGTCGCGTGTCAGGCGCTGCTCAACGAGGAGTGTGACGTGGCGCTCGTGGGCGGCGCGTCGGTGCTGGTGCACACCCGGCACGGCTACCAGCACACGGACGGCGGCGTGGCGTCCGTGGACGGGCACTGCCGCAGCTTCGACGCGGACGCGTCCGGCACCCTCTTCGGCAGCGGCGTGGGGTGCGTGGTGCTCAAGCCCCTGGACCGCGCGCTGGCGGACGGGGACACGGTGCACGCCATCATCCTGGGCACCGCCATCAACAACGACGGCAGCCAGAAGGTGGGCTTCACCGCGCCCAGCCTGGAGGGCGTGTCGGAGGTGGTGCAGGAGGCGCTCGCCAACGCGGGCGTGGAGCCGGACACCATCGGCTACGTGGAGGCCCACGGCACCGCGACGCGGCTGGGCGACCCCATCGAGCTCCAGGGCCTGACGCGCGCGTGGCGCCGGTCCACGAAGCGCAAGCAGTTCTGCGCGCTCGGGTCGGTGAAGTCCAACGTGGGCCACCTGGACGCGGCGTCGGGCGTGACGGGGCTCATCAAGGTGGCGCTCGCGCTGCGCGACCGGGTCCTGCCCCCCAGCCTGCACTTCCAGCGCCCCAACCCGGCGCTGGAGCTGCCGGACAGCCCCTTCTTCGTCAACGACCGGCCCCGCGTCTGGGAGGCCCCGGCCCACGACGCGCCCCGGCGCGCCGCCGTGTCCTCGCTGGGCATCGGCGGGACGAACGCACACGTCATCCTGGAGGAGCCCCCGCGCGAGCAGGCCGCGCCGGCCGACGAGCCGTACCAGCTGCTGCCCTTGAGCGCGCGCAGCCCCGGCGCCCTGGGACGGGCCACCGAGCGGCTCGCGGCCCACCTGGAGGAGCAGCCGGAGCTGTCGCTCGCGGACGCGGCGTACACGCTGCAGACGGGCCGCCAGCACTTCGCGCACCGCCGCTTCACCGTCGCGCGCGACGGGCAGGACGCGCTCGCGGCGCTCTCCACCCCGGAGCGGATGCCCACGCGGCAGCAGGCCGCGGGCCGGCCCCCGGTGGCGTTCCTGTTCTCCGGCCAGGGCTCGCAGTACGCGGGCATGGCCGCCCACCTGCACCGCCGGGAGCCGGTGTTCCGCGAGCACTTCGACAGGTGCGCGGAGCGCGTGCGCGCGCTGCGGGGCGTGGACCTGCGCGTCCTGGTGCTGGAGGGCGGCGCGGAGTCCGACGCGCGGCTGAAGGCCACCGAGTGGGCCCAGCCCGCCCTCTTCGCGGTGGAGTACGCGATGGCGCGCCTGCTCATGGCCTGGGGCGTGCGCCCCGCCGTGCTGCTGGGCCACAGCCTGGGGGAGTACGTCGCCGCGTGTCTGGCCGGGGTGTTCTCGCTGGAGGACGCGCTGGCGCTGGTGTGCGAGCGCGGCCGGCTGATGGGAAGCCTGCCCGCGGGCGCGATGAGCGCCGTGCCGCTTTCGGAGGAAACGCTCACGCCCCTGCTGGGCGCGGACCTGGCGCTGGCCGCGGTGAACGCGCCCGGCCGCTGCGTGGTGGCGGGGCCCACCCAGGCGGTGGAGGCGTTCGAGCGGACCCTGGAGGCGCGAGGGCAGAAGGCGCGGCGGCTGCACACCTCGCACGCGTTCCACTCCGCGATGATGGACCCCATCCTGGAGCCGTTCACCCGCGCGGTGCGCGCGGTGAAGCTCCAGGCGCCCCAGGTGGAGGTCCTCTCCAACCTCACCGGCGCGCCGCTGACGGCGGCGGAGGCCACGGACCCCGCGTACTGGGCGCGGCACCTGCGCGGCGCGGTGCGCTTCTCCCAGGGGGTCCGCGCGCTGCTGTCGCGGCAGGACCTGGTCGCGCTGGAGGTGGGCCCGGGCAACGCGCTGACGACGTTCGCGCTCCAGCACCCGGAGCGGGCCCCGGGCGTCGTCGTGGCGCCCACCCTGCCCCATGCCCTGGAGCGCGAGCGCGGCGTGCCGGTGCTGCTGGAGGCGGTGGGGCGCGCGTGGCTGTCGGGCGTGGACGTGGATTGGACGGCCTTCCAGAAGCGGGCGCGGCGGCGGCGCGTGTCGCTGCCCACCTACCCCTTCGAGCGGCAGCGTCACTGGCTGGAGCCCATGCCTGGCGCGGGCGGCCCGCCGCCGGGCGGCTCCGCGCCGGTCCCGACGCCGGAGGACTCCGGAGCGCAGGACACGGGCGCCTCCGCCGGGGCGCTCGCGGAGGCGGGGACCGTCAGCGCGCCGCCGCGCGACGCGCTGGAGCAGGAGCTGAGCGAGCTGTGGGGGCGCCTGCTCGGCTTCGAGCAGGTGGGCATCCACGACGACTTCTTCGAGCTGGGAGGCGACTCCGTCATCGGCCTCCAGGTGCTGGGCGCCCTGCGTTCGCGCTGGGGTGACGCGCTGGCGGTGCGGGACCTCTTCGAGGCGCCCACGGTGGCCCGCTTCGCGCAGCGCCTGCGCGAGCGGGTGCGGCCCCAGGCGCCCTCCCCGTCGCCGTCCATGCCCGCGCTGCCCGCGCTGGACGTGGGCCCGCGCGAGGGCCCCGCGCCGCTGTCGTTCGCGCAGCAGCGCCTGTGGTTCCTGGATCAGCTCTCGCCCGGCTCCGCCACCTACAACCTGCCCGCCGTCCTCCGGGTGGAGGGCGCGCTGGACGTGGAGGCGCTGCGCCGCGCCCTGGACGCGCTCGTGCGGCGCCATGAAGCGCTGCGGACCACCTTCCCGCTGGAGGGCGACCAGGCCGTCCAGTCCATCCATCCCCCCGCGCCGGTGCCGCTGACGCTCGTGGACCTGGGGGCGCGGCCGGACGGCGACGCCGAGGCGCACCGCCGGGTGCTGGAGGAGCTGGGGCGCCCGTTCGACCTGGCGCGCGGGCCGCTCCTGCGCGCGACGCTGCTGCGCCTGGACGGCGCGCGGCACGTGCTGGCGCTGGTGATGCACCACATCGTCTCCGACGGGTGGTCCATGGGCGTCCTCGTGCGCGAGCTGGCGGCGCTCTACCTGGGCTTCCGCGCCGGGGGCGTCCCGGAGCTGCCCGCGCTGCCGGTGCAGGCCGCGGACTGGGCGCTGTGGCAGCGCCGCTGGCTGGGCGCGAACGACGCGCTGGCCGCGCAGCTGGACTGGTGGCGGCAGGAGCTGACCGGCGCGCCGGCCGCGCTGGAGCTGCCCACGGACTTCCCGCGCCCCCCCGTCCAGTCCTTCCAGGGCGCCACCGTCCCGCTGCACCTGCCGCCGCCGCTGGCGGAGGCCGTGAAGGAGCGGGCGCGCCAGCAGGGGGCCACGCCTTTCATGGTGCTGCTGGCCGCCTGGTACGCGCTGCTGCACCGCTACAGCGGCCAGGACGACATCGTCGTCGGCTCGCCCATCGCCGGGCGCCGCTTCCCGGAACTCGAAGGGCTCATCGGCTTCTTCGTCAACACCCTGGCGCTGCGGGCCCGGCCCGGCCAGGCCGCCTCCTTCCGCGCGCTGGTGGACGCCGTGCGCGACACCACGCTGGGCGCCTACGCGCACCAGGACGTCCCCTTCGAGCGCCTGGTGGAGGAGCTCCAGCCCGCGCGTGACGCGGGCCGCCCCCCGCTGTTCCAGGTCTTCTTCGCGCAGCAGAACGCCCCGCAGGGCGCGCTGGAGGTCCCCGGCCTGAAGCTGGCGCCCGTGGACCTGGACCCGGGCACCGCGAAGTTCGACCTGGAGGTGTCGCTCATCCCCGCGCCGGACGGCTTCCGCGGCACGCTCACCTACAGCACCGGCCTGTACACGGCCGCCACCGCCGAGCGCCTCGCGGGCCACCTGCGCGTGCTGCTGGAGGGCGCGCTGGCCACCCCCGACGC
The sequence above is drawn from the Corallococcus macrosporus genome and encodes:
- a CDS encoding non-ribosomal peptide synthetase/type I polyketide synthase, with the protein product MSRTGTEIAIIGIAGHYPRSARVQDFWRQVREGTELVSFFTPEELLAKGVPAEQVKHPKFVRAAAFLEDMERFDAAFFGIPPREAALLDPQHRHFLECAWEALEDAGYNPQGVPGRVGVYAGAAMDTYLLYNLMRNPVALATDPLQLQLANDKDYLTTRVSYKLNLRGPSHLVQSACSSSLVATHVACQALLNEECDVALVGGASVLVHTRHGYQHTDGGVASVDGHCRSFDADASGTLFGSGVGCVVLKPLDRALADGDTVHAIILGTAINNDGSQKVGFTAPSLEGVSEVVQEALANAGVEPDTIGYVEAHGTATRLGDPIELQGLTRAWRRSTKRKQFCALGSVKSNVGHLDAASGVTGLIKVALALRDRVLPPSLHFQRPNPALELPDSPFFVNDRPRVWEAPAHDAPRRAAVSSLGIGGTNAHVILEEPPREQAAPADEPYQLLPLSARSPGALGRATERLAAHLEEQPELSLADAAYTLQTGRQHFAHRRFTVARDGQDALAALSTPERMPTRQQAAGRPPVAFLFSGQGSQYAGMAAHLHRREPVFREHFDRCAERVRALRGVDLRVLVLEGGAESDARLKATEWAQPALFAVEYAMARLLMAWGVRPAVLLGHSLGEYVAACLAGVFSLEDALALVCERGRLMGSLPAGAMSAVPLSEETLTPLLGADLALAAVNAPGRCVVAGPTQAVEAFERTLEARGQKARRLHTSHAFHSAMMDPILEPFTRAVRAVKLQAPQVEVLSNLTGAPLTAAEATDPAYWARHLRGAVRFSQGVRALLSRQDLVALEVGPGNALTTFALQHPERAPGVVVAPTLPHALERERGVPVLLEAVGRAWLSGVDVDWTAFQKRARRRRVSLPTYPFERQRHWLEPMPGAGGPPPGGSAPVPTPEDSGAQDTGASAGALAEAGTVSAPPRDALEQELSELWGRLLGFEQVGIHDDFFELGGDSVIGLQVLGALRSRWGDALAVRDLFEAPTVARFAQRLRERVRPQAPSPSPSMPALPALDVGPREGPAPLSFAQQRLWFLDQLSPGSATYNLPAVLRVEGALDVEALRRALDALVRRHEALRTTFPLEGDQAVQSIHPPAPVPLTLVDLGARPDGDAEAHRRVLEELGRPFDLARGPLLRATLLRLDGARHVLALVMHHIVSDGWSMGVLVRELAALYLGFRAGGVPELPALPVQAADWALWQRRWLGANDALAAQLDWWRQELTGAPAALELPTDFPRPPVQSFQGATVPLHLPPPLAEAVKERARQQGATPFMVLLAAWYALLHRYSGQDDIVVGSPIAGRRFPELEGLIGFFVNTLALRARPGQAASFRALVDAVRDTTLGAYAHQDVPFERLVEELQPARDAGRPPLFQVFFAQQNAPQGALEVPGLKLAPVDLDPGTAKFDLEVSLIPAPDGFRGTLTYSTGLYTAATAERLAGHLRVLLEGALATPDAPLATLPWLSPAERAQVLEGFNATDADYPADTCLHTLVERQAALRPDAVAVESGDERLTYAGLEAEANRLAHHLRSLGVGPDVPVALCLERTPALVVTLLAILKAGGAYVPLDASYPAQRLEHMLEDSGARVLVTTRELDAKLPPARDVRRVHAEDRAAWAGLPATPPAPGVGARNLAYIVFTSGSTGRPKGVAVEHRSLQRLLHAPRYAHLGPEETFLLIAPVSFDASVLELWGPLAFGGRLVLFPAGGSPSDLDLLADVLVRHQVTTLHLTAGLFSQVVDLRPDCLGGLRQLLTGGDVVSAPHVRRVLEARGLPVTACYGPTEATLFTSCFRMTRPEQPGDAVPIGQPLSNTRVYLLDAGLRPVPVGVPGELFVGGPGVARGYVGRPELTAERFVPDPFSPGAGGRLYRTGDQARWRAEGVLEFLGRADQQVKVRGFRVELAEVEAALRSGPGVREAVAVVREDAPGDKRLVGYVVAPEGDLSVLRAHLQRRLPEYMVPSALVPLEALPLTANAKVDRKALPAPGDAPASHAFVAPRTPTEARMAALLAEVLGVPRLGATDDF